GATGTGGATGGCCAGTGTTTGTTACCCTGCGCAGTGGATATAGTTAGCTTCCTCTTCAAAGGTGCCTTGCTTGTGTATTTTTCTAAGCCAAACTTCTGTTTAGTGACCAAACTTTTGGTGTATAATTGCATTCCAAACCCACGGAGATCTGAGCTTTTGCAAACTACACTACATGCGCAAGGCTTATGTTGTACTATCAAACCAGAATTGTTTCCAGTTTTCTCTGTGAATAGCCTGGGATTCAGGAAGCCAATAAGATGATGGCACTACTGTCCATCTAATAAAATCTTGTTATTTTTTTAGTAGTCATAACTTGAAGCACATCAATTTCTTGGGTGATTTGGACACAAGGCTACTTTTGGAGCATTGCTCCTTTCTAGGTTGCACCGCTGAGGATGTGTAATTGTCAGCTAGACTTACGGCGCAAGTGATTGCATGATTGAGATTGGAGTAGTGATCGCTCTGCTTTGCTTCATTTAAAACGATGGATAGTCGGATGACGCTCCAGTATCTTTTCCTCCTCTTGTGTCAATTTGTCCTTTATGCTTGCTATAGGTCTTGTCTTGGCTTAGCACTCAAGTGAGTAGAAAATTGTGGCATCCCTTTATATATGGTTTAATGCGTGCTCCATTTTGTCCTTTATAATGTGAAGGAAATGCAACAGAAATTTCGCAAGCATATAGATTGTGTTGCGTTCTACTCTCTCCGCTTTTAAATATAAATCTTTCTAGGATTTCAATACAaattacatatggatgtatatgtacatactccctccgtttggaaatttttgtcggagaaatgcataaaaatgaatgtatctaaaacCAAAATCCGTCTAGATACATCCAATCcttcgacaagtatttctggacggagggagtagtattttatagtgtagattcacccatttgctctgtatgtagtctgtagtgaaatctctaaaaaaaaaaTTACATttaagaacagagggagtattggGGTTTTCATGTCCCAACTTGCTTGGGacaaaaggctttgttgttgttgtatatTGCTTGTGCGATTCCTCGCTGATGCGACATTTTTGTTCTTGACCTCATAGTCAGGCCGAGGCACGCGTCGTTGTATATCCTCGATCCCCATGATGACAGTAGTACAATGTCTATCCGCTGAGCCTGACGTTGGCGAATGAGATGTGTTTTCAGTATAGTCGGTACCGGCGACGTACTGGCCCATACATTGGCTGCCAAGTCAGTGCGTGTTGGTCTCTTGGGAGCCATGCCACTGCCAGTGTATAGCTGCAAAACATAACTTGGAAGAAAGGTCTTTGACGTTTGCGGATTGTCGTGAGCAGTTTTTCCTTTCCGAAATAAATAAAGCTGCTTACGTAGCAAGACCCTGGGGGGAGGGGATGCGTATGATGAGTTAGTTATGTACCTACCTTGGGTATCTACAGAAGCATGATATTATTGCTGATCTAGTATCGCTACCGAGTGGAGTAATTGGAAGTGATAGATCTTCCAACGAAATTTTAGCCGCTCTCCTGCAATTTTTTTTTTAAAGAAAGTGCAACAGATCTCAGCAGGCATTGCTCGATCCTAACACAAACTTACCTCGTGATACATGCGGTGGGGTGGGGCAAACTTCATTTGGTGGAACTGACGAAATTTATTTCATACTTTTCAGCAATAGTTTGTTCAGTGATTTCCGTCGATTACGAAGGCATCCATGGTAACTTAGTTAATCTCAAGAGATCGTGCTGGCTCAGTTTCTATAGGTGCTCATAGGGACGCGTTAAATCCCACTAGAACAATTCACATAGCATGTGAAAAAAGGATGGAAAATGCATATAGCTTCTAAAATATTCGAAACAGAAAAAGTACGTAACTTGCACCGGCTTATGATGCAGGAAACATGCCGAAAATGCAGGTAAAAAAGGGGGATTCctttctatttctttcttcttagATCACGTTGCACTGTCGTTGGATCATGCATGCAAGCTGGATGCCATGGGTTACGTCTACATCTTTCAGTTACTATCTTGCTGGTTATACAGTTTCTTTTCGAGGAATCTTCGCTGGCCACCATTGGTAACTGATCATTTTACTTTCAGAGTTTCAGTTAAAAGCTCTCCATTTTCTAACGATCGATCATCATGTGTACTACGCTTGTGTTAAAATATTGGAAGTTCTAGATTTGCCCTAAGTCATTTTTTTTAGTTTGATTAATTTCgtttgaaggggagccttggcgcagtggtaaagctgctgccttgtgaccatgaggtcatgggttcaagtcctggaaacagcctcttacagaaatgtagggaaaggctgcgtactatagacccaaagtggtcggacccttccctggaccctgcgcaagcgggagctacatgcaccaggttgccctttttttttaaCTTTATAGGAAAAGAATGCTAATATCTACATCGTCAGATATATAAAATATAAACATATATTACGATGAATCTAATTTGATGTTATAGATGTTGTTATTTCTACAAACTTGATCAGACTTAAAAGAAATTTGACTGAGGACAAAACTAAAACTTCAAATATTTTAAAATAGGAAGTACTTAATTAGTAATTAAACTGGTCTATCGGTAGATCAAGTGAATGACCTCCTCCCATAACTGAGCTGGCATACAGGTGGCCTGCGTGCATGCACGCGCCGTCCAACATGTATGCATGCGTGGCTGCACGTGCTTTCTCGCTGACGAACGCTCCAGCTTGCACCAACCTGTATACAATGCTAATTAACGTGGAGGCCACTTGACTAAGTCCTAACTTGCGCGCCAAGAATGCAAACTAGCTTGGTTACATTAGGTCTCGACAAACCAAAAGTCACCGTACTTGAAAAGTACTGTCATACGTATGAGCGCTACTGTATAAGTATGACCCAGTTGTGTCTTTCTATACATACATGGAAGAATATATATATACACCATGTCTCATTCTCTTGGTTTAGATATCTCTCTAGCTCTCTCTGTCTCCACAGCCTATTTAGAGTACACATGCATAGTAGCTAGCTAGCTGCTTTAATTTGGTTACCGATTTGTAGCTAGTAGCTAGCTACTTTGGTTACCCATCTGTAGCTAGTACTCCAGCTATCTAGAGAACAGAATAAGCTACCACGACCTAATCCATAACATCATCTCTTAATTATTTTGGATGAGAAGGCAAAACAAGGACACGACTAGgacaatcaagattcaacaaaaacagCCTGTATAGAAACGACCGAGGTCCTTATTGTATCATTAACAATGAAGAAGAGCCACATACAAACGCCACATTTATATACAAAGCCTAAAGAAAGAGTTTGCAAAACCATAAGTTGTCTGAAATTTTGTTGTCTATTTCTCGAAGTCGTAATTTGGACCAACATCCAACCATCCTCATTTCCGGACCACTTCAGTCCTCATATATAACTTACCAAGAATTGTTAGCAGACTTCTTCTGTTCTTCAGATACTACTATATTCATATGGTTAACTACTCCTATATTTTAGGCAAAGGATCTCCACCTGAGTTATGCTTATATTACCCGTTACTCAAAGATCCCCACAAAAAATTAGGCGACCGAGAATTAGCGAAACTGAAATTATGTGCCATGCGACAACATCAGCTCAATGAAGAAGCAACATATTTAACTCACAACAAACAATATAATGTCCTTTTTACAAAATCCTAAAACAAACTAATGCAACTGTAATCTCTCTCCATGGTCCATATATAATCAACATCGATCTAATCAATGAAGCAACCAACAAAATTACTACAATCAACGAACATTCGATCAGTAGAACCTAGCACCAAGATTATTAGCAGCAGCTGGGCGTCCAGTCATAGCGGCAGAAGCAAGATCATAATTCCCATAGGGAAGTTCACCGTCGTCGTAGCTCCCAAGCTTGCCCTGCTGAGGCAGAACACTGCCGGCGGTCACCCTGGAGCTCGGCGTCTGCAGACCCTTTGCCGGCTCACCGAAGTTTTGGGCGCCAACGACCCCTTCTAGGGCTCTCATCATGATCGCCTGCTGCTCATGGAGGTTAACGTCGTAGCTTCTTCTTGACATCATCCCATGCGGCGCCGTATTCATAAGCATGTGCTGCCAGGAGGAGCCGCTTATTGCCGGGACTGAGCTGGCCATGGCGGTGGACGTTTGCGCGTTGCTTGGGACGTTGGTCAAGCTGTAGTTGGACATGAGATTGAAGCTTCCAGCTGTAGTAGGAACGGAGGGGTAGTAGTAGTCCGCGTTGTACGGCGGCGGGGCActgttggtggtggtggcggtggtcttGGTCGGCAGCTGGTTGCTTGTGTACTCGTCGGAGTTGGGGATGTAGCAGAGCGGGTCGATAGTGAACATGGAGTCGGTGAAGTCTCCGGcgccctcgccggcgtcgacgACCGAGCTGGCGTTCGGCGTCGTCACGGCAGAGTACTCGGCGTCCACGTCGGCAGCCCTCGTCGCCTTGACCTCCCCCTTCTTGTTGAACACCTTGCACACCACCCATTCGTCCTGACCGTTCAAAAGCACAGACGAAAAAATTCCCAATCAATTCACGCTCCGATCGAGTAGAGTCTAGAGAGAGGCATAATTAGAATGGAATGTTGGAGAGGCTCACCTTGGGATTGTTCATGGTTTGGCCTCTGGACTTGCCTTCGAGGCGGAACTCGTGCATGACCCATTCAGACTTGGCGCCCCGGGGCGCTCGGCCCGTGTAGAACACCAACGTCTTCTTCATCCCAACCAGCTCGCGGGCGCGGGGCTTGAAGATCTCCCTGTCCTTGCCGGTGGCCTTCCAGTAGCCCTCCTTGGTGGCGCGGTTGGCTCGGCTCCCGGTGGGGTACTTGAGGTCCTTGTGCACAAAGAAGTACCACTCCTTCTCCCCCATGTTGGCCTTGCCTTCAATTCCATATCAAACAACATCAGCAGCTAGCCTGCTGTAAATATGCATGGAAAAAGAAGAAGACGATGAAGGGAGCGAATTGTTACCTGGGAGATCTCGTGGCTCGCAGCTGTTGAGGTCGACCTCGCCGACGGCGCGGGACACGAAGCTAGGGTCGAGGAACTTGCGCAGGAGGTAGCTCGTGATGATCTCCTCGTCGGTGGGGTGGAACCTGAACCCCGGAGGCAGCGACAGGCCGCCGCCTCGGCCTTGCTCCTCCGACGGCGTTGCTGCTATGCTCTCCACCATGCTCGCTCTCTCAATCAAGCCAAGGAAATCAGTAGCCGGCTAGGAGTGATAGATCGgtaggaaggaagaagaagagggcttgCTTGGGCTCACAAGAAAGCAAGGCTCGGTGCAGACGGATGAATGGGAATAGGGAAGGGGATGGAGAGCGCGCAAGAGGCCAACTTTTATAATGCTTTCAGCGACCTTTTCCGTGGCTTGGGAGGGGCCAGGTCCACCTAAACCTTGCCTAGGAAGGAACTCTTCACTCGGTTTCATTAATCGCCCCACATCACACATCAGATTTAGGTGTGATCAGGGGCATTAATTTCAGCGATTAATTCCCTTGTGCAGCTTTAATTCGCTACATCTTGACAGCTGCCAATTAAAACTGACGGCGGGAGGCTTGTCTGATAGGCCACTTGACTTTCTTCTCTCTTGTAGCGTTGCGGAAAAAGATACAAATCTAAATCACAGACTGTTCTCTCACCTAGCTAGATATTTTGACAAAAGAAACTATTCCCTTTACTTTTCTCGTATGTCCGGTTTCCGTATCTCTTATGCCCGGTTTCAGTATATAGCTGATAGGCTGATTTGAAGAAACATGTAGGGTTTGTGTGTTCTTTGATGACCATGAGAGCCTAGGTATGTATGTTTAATTGGTCAGGTCTTGCATGGAGTTAGGCTAGCTAGCTAAATGATAATGTGAAATTTCGCAGCATATATGATAAACAACCCGGTTTCGATTTGTTAATTGTTGATGAGTGTAGATTAAGTGTGCTTTGCTCCGGTTTCTTTGTAATTGCCATCTCTTttgacaaaaaataaaataaaataaaataaaatagtgcaGCGCACATCAGTTCGCATGCATGTACACATTGAGGCTGGAGTAGCTAGCATCCATATCAGCCTAACATTAAGCTTAGCATCAGCATGAGTAGTGCTAGTAATATTTGTTGTGTGGGCATGCATGCAGCTATCAAGCCAGGTAGGCTCGTTCTTGCAAGTTGCAATATGTCTTGTTCAGTTCATGACCATGGCAATTTAGTTGGCCAAGGTAGGACTTTTTTTTGTTACCTTTTTTAACCGTACGGATTCAAGCCTGCAGCAGCAACATAGGACCTCTACAAGAAGAAATATTCTCATGGCATGGAAACAGTCAAAGCCTGCAGCAGCATGCATGGAAGAATGACGGCTGTTCATACTACTCCTACTTCACAAGTATACcatgcatggaacaatcgaaattgGTCAGCTCTGGCCTCTCTTAGTTAGGCCGCGAGCTTGCCGCCTCGGTCGGCTAGCTTAGAATCTCGTAGAAACTCAGCACTACTGAATGAAACTACGTATACGTGTCCAGCTGTTTAGATTATTAATTTATTCTCTAGCTCTGGTG
Above is a window of Triticum dicoccoides isolate Atlit2015 ecotype Zavitan chromosome 5B, WEW_v2.0, whole genome shotgun sequence DNA encoding:
- the LOC119308422 gene encoding NAC domain-containing protein 45-like; amino-acid sequence: MVESIAATPSEEQGRGGGLSLPPGFRFHPTDEEIITSYLLRKFLDPSFVSRAVGEVDLNSCEPRDLPGKANMGEKEWYFFVHKDLKYPTGSRANRATKEGYWKATGKDREIFKPRARELVGMKKTLVFYTGRAPRGAKSEWVMHEFRLEGKSRGQTMNNPKDEWVVCKVFNKKGEVKATRAADVDAEYSAVTTPNASSVVDAGEGAGDFTDSMFTIDPLCYIPNSDEYTSNQLPTKTTATTTNSAPPPYNADYYYPSVPTTAGSFNLMSNYSLTNVPSNAQTSTAMASSVPAISGSSWQHMLMNTAPHGMMSRRSYDVNLHEQQAIMMRALEGVVGAQNFGEPAKGLQTPSSRVTAGSVLPQQGKLGSYDDGELPYGNYDLASAAMTGRPAAANNLGARFY